Proteins from one Motilibacter rhizosphaerae genomic window:
- the nadC gene encoding carboxylating nicotinate-nucleotide diphosphorylase: MTLRPQTRQALADAGLDPDAVVDLVTRALEEDLAGGVDATTLATVPAGSLSSGDLVSRADGIVAGVPVAAAVFEVAGDAVLEPVARDGSLVRRGTPLATVAGPTRVLLTAERTALNLIGRLSGIATLTAIWVDEVAGTGAAVRDTRKTTPGLRALEKYAVRCGGGVNHRMSLSDAAMVKDNHVVAAGGVVAAFEAVRRAYPDLPVEVEADTVDDAVLAVEAGADLVLLDNMGPEDLRRAVALVEGRARLEASGGLSLANAREVASTGVDYLAVGALTHSAQVLDIGLDLHPLSRDTAEED, encoded by the coding sequence ATGACGCTCCGCCCGCAGACCCGCCAGGCGCTGGCCGACGCCGGGCTCGACCCGGACGCGGTGGTCGACCTCGTCACCCGCGCGCTCGAGGAGGACCTCGCCGGCGGCGTCGACGCGACGACGCTGGCGACGGTCCCGGCCGGCTCGCTCTCCTCCGGGGACCTGGTGAGCCGCGCCGACGGCATCGTGGCGGGCGTCCCCGTGGCGGCCGCCGTGTTCGAGGTGGCGGGCGACGCCGTGCTCGAGCCGGTCGCGCGCGACGGCAGCCTCGTCCGCCGCGGCACACCGCTCGCGACGGTCGCCGGCCCCACCCGCGTGCTGCTCACCGCCGAGCGCACCGCGCTCAACCTCATCGGTCGGCTCTCCGGCATCGCGACGCTGACCGCGATCTGGGTCGACGAGGTCGCCGGGACCGGCGCGGCCGTCCGCGACACCCGCAAGACGACGCCGGGCCTGCGCGCCCTGGAGAAGTACGCCGTGCGCTGCGGCGGCGGCGTCAACCACCGCATGTCGCTGTCCGACGCGGCGATGGTGAAGGACAACCACGTCGTGGCAGCGGGCGGGGTGGTCGCGGCGTTCGAGGCGGTGCGCCGCGCGTACCCGGACCTCCCGGTGGAGGTCGAGGCCGACACCGTCGACGACGCGGTGCTGGCGGTCGAGGCGGGCGCCGACCTCGTGCTGCTCGACAACATGGGCCCCGAGGACCTGCGCCGCGCGGTCGCGCTGGTCGAGGGGCGCGCCCGGCTGGAGGCGAGCGGCGGGCTCTCGCTGGCCAACGCGCGGGAGGTCGCCTCGACCGGTGTGGACTACCTCGCCGTGGGCGCGCTGACGCACTCCGCCCAGGTGCTCGACATCGGGCTCGACCTGCACCCGCTCTCCCGCGACACCGCCGAGGAGGACTAG
- a CDS encoding type III pantothenate kinase, translated as MLLTIDVGNTHTVLGLLDGPQVVEHWRIATEPRRTADELAVVLRSLLSTRESPAEIDGIAVCSTVPAVLHEMRQLCRRYFADVPHLIVEPGVRTGVPVLTDNPKEVGTDRILNALAAVALHGGPAVVVDFGTATTFDAVTAKGEYVGGAIAPGIEISVDALGARGAQLRKVEIARPRSVIGRNTVEALQSGIVFGFAGQVDGLVARMSAELADDPDDVTVIATGGLAPVVIEETRSIDVHEPWLTLHGLRLAYERNS; from the coding sequence GTGCTGCTCACGATCGACGTCGGGAACACCCACACCGTCCTCGGCCTGCTCGACGGGCCCCAGGTCGTCGAGCACTGGCGGATCGCGACCGAGCCGCGGCGTACCGCGGACGAGCTGGCGGTGGTCCTGCGCTCGCTGCTCTCCACGCGCGAGAGCCCGGCCGAGATCGACGGCATCGCCGTCTGCTCGACGGTCCCCGCGGTCCTCCACGAGATGCGCCAGCTGTGCCGGCGCTACTTCGCCGACGTGCCGCACCTCATCGTGGAGCCCGGGGTCCGCACCGGCGTCCCCGTCCTCACGGACAACCCCAAGGAGGTCGGGACCGACCGCATCCTCAACGCGCTGGCGGCCGTCGCCCTCCACGGCGGCCCGGCCGTCGTGGTCGACTTCGGGACGGCGACGACCTTCGACGCCGTCACCGCCAAGGGCGAGTACGTCGGCGGCGCGATCGCCCCCGGGATCGAGATCAGCGTCGACGCCCTCGGCGCGCGCGGCGCGCAGCTGCGCAAGGTCGAGATCGCCCGCCCGCGCTCGGTCATCGGGCGCAACACCGTCGAGGCCCTGCAGTCCGGCATCGTCTTCGGCTTCGCCGGGCAGGTCGACGGGCTGGTCGCGCGCATGTCCGCCGAGCTGGCGGACGACCCCGACGACGTCACCGTGATCGCCACGGGCGGGCTCGCGCCCGTCGTCATCGAGGAGACACGGTCGATCGACGTGCACGAGCCGTGGCTCACGCTGCACGGGCTCCGGCTGGCCTACGAGCGGAACTCCTGA
- a CDS encoding GAF domain-containing protein encodes MFGRSAGQQVVALQEERDAFRADLEALTSVLGTIARARTTAEAVRGVLDEVRAAFGWAYGSFWRLGPDGLLHFDQESGSAGEEFRQVTLEASFAEGVGLSGRAWKARDLVFVEDLGTVTDCVRRPAAQRAGVKSGVCFPILVSGRVIGTMDFFATETLSPSPQRLEALRSIGQLLSQGVTRAAEGAAQDEIAVDSAALNAVMRAVASVGRQEEAAQAALDAIRKEFGWEYGSYWAVDDAVGALRFVLESGSAGEEFRQVTLSATFQEGVGLSGRAWKARDLVFVEDLGEMTDCVRAPAAQRAGVKSGVCLPLVVGGRVVGTMDFFSTQTLCLTENRRDALRNTAFLVAKSMERVLESGRLAVAGEQLVTSIQEVERNVVAATNTAADAVRLSEDANSTVGRLSASSVQIGNVVKVINSIAEQTNLLALNATIEAARAGEAGKGFAVVANEVKELAQETSRATEDIVRSIDAIQADTGNVVVSLRGIAEIVERINETQGVIGSVLTEQSAVTRDILA; translated from the coding sequence ATGTTCGGTCGGTCAGCGGGGCAGCAGGTGGTGGCCCTCCAGGAGGAGCGCGACGCGTTCCGGGCGGACCTCGAGGCGCTGACCAGCGTCCTGGGCACGATCGCCCGAGCCCGCACGACCGCCGAGGCGGTGCGGGGCGTCCTGGACGAGGTGCGCGCGGCGTTCGGGTGGGCGTACGGCTCCTTCTGGCGACTCGGGCCCGACGGCCTGCTCCACTTCGACCAGGAGTCCGGCTCCGCGGGCGAGGAGTTCCGCCAGGTCACCCTCGAGGCGTCCTTCGCCGAGGGTGTCGGGCTCTCCGGGCGAGCCTGGAAGGCCCGTGACCTCGTCTTCGTCGAGGACCTCGGCACGGTCACCGACTGCGTGCGCCGGCCGGCTGCCCAGCGCGCCGGGGTGAAGTCCGGCGTCTGCTTCCCGATCCTGGTCTCCGGCCGCGTGATCGGCACCATGGACTTCTTCGCCACCGAGACGCTCTCCCCGTCGCCGCAGCGCCTGGAGGCGCTGCGCAGCATCGGCCAGCTGCTCTCTCAGGGGGTGACCCGCGCTGCTGAGGGCGCCGCGCAGGACGAGATCGCGGTCGACTCAGCCGCGCTCAACGCCGTCATGCGCGCCGTGGCGAGCGTGGGCCGCCAGGAGGAGGCCGCGCAAGCCGCCCTCGACGCGATCCGAAAGGAGTTCGGCTGGGAGTACGGCTCCTACTGGGCCGTCGACGACGCCGTGGGCGCGCTGCGCTTCGTCCTCGAGTCCGGCAGCGCCGGCGAGGAGTTCCGGCAGGTCACGCTCTCCGCGACGTTCCAGGAGGGCGTGGGCCTCTCGGGGCGCGCGTGGAAGGCGCGCGACCTCGTCTTCGTCGAGGACCTCGGCGAGATGACCGACTGCGTACGCGCCCCCGCCGCCCAGCGCGCGGGCGTGAAGTCCGGCGTCTGCCTGCCGCTCGTCGTCGGCGGCCGCGTCGTCGGCACGATGGACTTCTTCTCCACGCAGACGCTCTGCCTGACGGAGAACCGCCGCGACGCGCTGCGCAACACCGCCTTCCTCGTCGCGAAGTCGATGGAGCGCGTGCTGGAGTCGGGGCGGCTGGCCGTCGCCGGCGAGCAGCTCGTGACCTCGATCCAGGAGGTCGAGCGCAACGTCGTCGCCGCCACCAACACCGCGGCCGACGCCGTCCGCCTGTCCGAGGACGCGAACAGCACGGTCGGCCGGCTGAGCGCCTCGTCGGTCCAGATCGGCAACGTCGTCAAGGTCATCAACTCGATCGCCGAGCAGACCAACCTGCTCGCGCTCAACGCGACCATCGAGGCCGCGCGGGCCGGCGAGGCAGGCAAGGGCTTCGCCGTCGTCGCCAACGAGGTCAAGGAGCTGGCGCAGGAGACCTCCCGCGCGACCGAGGACATCGTGCGCAGCATCGACGCCATCCAGGCCGACACGGGCAACGTCGTGGTGTCCCTGCGCGGCATCGCCGAGATCGTGGAGCGCATCAACGAGACGCAGGGCGTCATCGGCAGCGTGCTCACCGAGCAGTCCGCGGTGACGCGCGACATCCTCGCCTAG